In the Flavobacterium sp. J372 genome, one interval contains:
- the murB gene encoding UDP-N-acetylmuramate dehydrogenase, with amino-acid sequence MEILKNYPLKQHNTFGLSAFAKEFVAVHSVDELTEVLRETAGKELFILGGGSNMLLTKDIDALVIHVDIKGKTITNNANGTADVMAMAGENWHEFVLYCIDNNLGGLENLSLIPGNVGTTPIQNIGAYGTEIKDTFVSCEAMEITTQQLRTFTKEECEFAYRESIFKGELKGKYIITSVTFRLTTENHKINTSYGDIAAELTKNGIVVPTIKDVSNAVTAIRRSKLPDPKELGNSGSFFKNPIITSEEFEKAFLQHPQMPHYTVSDTEVKVPAGWLIEQAGFKGSRFGDAGVHAKQALVLVNYGNATGQELLDLSRKIQSTVKEKFGISIEAEVNII; translated from the coding sequence ATGGAAATCCTTAAAAATTATCCGTTAAAACAACACAACACCTTCGGCCTTAGCGCTTTTGCAAAAGAATTTGTAGCTGTACACAGTGTTGACGAACTTACCGAAGTGCTTCGTGAAACTGCCGGCAAAGAACTTTTTATACTTGGTGGCGGCAGCAACATGCTTTTAACTAAGGATATTGACGCGTTGGTTATCCATGTAGATATAAAGGGTAAAACTATTACAAACAATGCTAATGGTACGGCAGATGTTATGGCAATGGCGGGCGAAAACTGGCATGAGTTTGTATTGTATTGTATTGACAATAATCTTGGCGGACTTGAGAACCTGTCGTTGATTCCGGGTAATGTAGGGACTACTCCTATACAAAATATAGGCGCATATGGCACTGAGATAAAGGACACTTTTGTTTCTTGCGAAGCAATGGAAATAACGACACAGCAGCTGCGCACGTTCACTAAAGAAGAGTGTGAATTTGCTTACCGCGAAAGTATTTTTAAAGGCGAACTGAAAGGTAAATACATCATTACTTCAGTAACCTTCAGGCTTACTACAGAGAACCATAAAATCAATACTTCCTACGGTGACATAGCTGCCGAACTGACTAAAAATGGCATTGTGGTTCCAACCATAAAAGATGTGAGTAATGCTGTAACAGCTATACGCCGCAGCAAACTACCCGACCCAAAAGAACTGGGTAACAGTGGCAGTTTCTTCAAAAACCCAATCATTACTAGCGAAGAATTCGAAAAAGCGTTTCTACAACATCCGCAGATGCCGCACTATACGGTTAGCGATACTGAGGTAAAAGTGCCTGCGGGCTGGCTTATTGAGCAGGCCGGATTTAAGGGCAGCCGCTTCGGCGATGCGGGAGTACATGCAAAACAGGCATTGGTGCTGGTAAATTACGGTAATGCTACGGGCCAGGAATTACTCGATTTATCAAGAAAAATTCAGTCGACGGTAAAAGAAAAATTCGGGATTAGTATTGAAGCTGAAGTAAATATTATTTAG
- a CDS encoding RNA polymerase sigma factor has translation MEVTSELIQQNISKAREGDQVAFTFLLDFFWNEVYGFMLKRTENETDTEDIVIETFAKAFDRISTYNPEYAFNTWLIAIAKNVHIDLLRKKKSSLFIEITDEEDDKAYNVADTSLTAEDQLIKDQNLSSLLSCVKQLKPQYQEMIQLRYFQELSYQEIADTVHEPLNNVKVKLLRAKKLLAEIIQKNNC, from the coding sequence TTGGAAGTAACATCCGAACTCATTCAGCAAAATATTAGTAAAGCCCGGGAGGGTGACCAGGTGGCATTTACTTTTTTGCTTGATTTTTTCTGGAATGAGGTATATGGCTTTATGCTGAAACGCACGGAAAATGAAACAGATACTGAAGATATTGTAATTGAAACTTTTGCTAAGGCTTTTGACAGGATAAGTACTTACAATCCGGAATATGCCTTTAATACATGGCTTATCGCAATCGCCAAGAATGTACATATTGACCTTCTTCGCAAAAAGAAATCGTCACTTTTTATTGAAATAACAGATGAAGAAGATGATAAGGCTTACAATGTAGCAGACACCAGCCTTACAGCCGAAGACCAGTTGATTAAAGACCAAAACCTCTCCTCTTTGCTGTCTTGCGTAAAGCAGCTTAAGCCTCAATACCAGGAAATGATACAGCTGCGCTATTTCCAGGAACTTAGCTACCAGGAAATTGCCGACACCGTACATGAACCCTTAAACAATGTAAAGGTCAAGCTTCTTCGCGCAAAAAAGTTACTTGCTGAAATCATACAAAAAAACAATTGCTGA
- the lipA gene encoding lipoyl synthase: protein METVLDTARPVAQGGLLTPKPKWLRVKLPTGQKYTELRGLVDKYKLHTICTSGSCPNMGECWGEGTATFMILGNICTRSCGFCGVKTGRPETVDWDEPEKVARSIKLMNIKHAVITSVDRDDLKDGGSIIWAETVKAIRRMNPTTTLETLIPDFQGIERNIDRIVAVAPEVVSHNMETVKRLTREVRIQAKYERSLEVLRYLKDTGINRTKSGIMLGLGETEEEVIQTMHDLRAVNLDVLTIGQYLQPSKKHLPVKEFITPEQFQKYEQIGLDLGFRHVESGALVRSSYKAQKHIL, encoded by the coding sequence ATGGAGACTGTACTTGACACTGCACGCCCGGTAGCACAAGGCGGATTGCTTACGCCAAAGCCCAAATGGCTGCGCGTAAAGCTGCCAACGGGCCAAAAATATACTGAACTGCGCGGACTTGTAGATAAATACAAGCTGCATACCATATGTACATCGGGCAGCTGCCCAAATATGGGTGAATGCTGGGGCGAAGGTACTGCAACCTTCATGATACTCGGAAACATCTGCACCCGATCATGCGGCTTTTGCGGGGTAAAAACCGGCAGGCCTGAGACTGTGGACTGGGATGAACCTGAAAAAGTAGCCCGTTCTATAAAGCTGATGAATATAAAGCACGCGGTAATAACCAGCGTTGACCGTGACGACCTTAAGGATGGAGGCTCTATCATCTGGGCAGAGACTGTAAAGGCAATCCGCAGGATGAACCCTACAACCACCCTTGAAACACTTATCCCGGATTTCCAGGGTATTGAGCGTAACATAGACCGGATTGTTGCAGTAGCACCTGAAGTGGTTTCACACAACATGGAAACTGTAAAACGCCTTACCCGCGAAGTACGCATCCAGGCAAAATATGAGCGCAGCCTCGAGGTATTGCGCTACCTGAAAGATACAGGCATTAACCGCACTAAATCAGGCATCATGCTTGGGCTTGGCGAAACTGAGGAAGAAGTAATACAGACAATGCACGACCTTCGTGCTGTAAACCTTGACGTACTAACCATAGGACAATACCTGCAGCCAAGCAAAAAGCACTTGCCGGTGAAAGAGTTCATAACGCCGGAACAATTCCAGAAATATGAGCAGATAGGCCTTGACCTTGGTTTCCGCCATGTGGAAAGCGGTGCACTGGTGCGTTCATCATACAAAGCGCAAAAGCATATACTTTAA
- a CDS encoding energy transducer TonB — protein sequence MATSDPTSVDVPTTKQVQETEISNVTDEGEGREIVIGPSSPTGTPEGTGTSEKPTTGTGPETIETFVDEMPEFPGGVDNFLKTVGNKFRIPEVNRVMQVRVYVSFVVEPDGTMTNIKVGRDPGYNLAAEAERVLKSIKTKWKPGKKKGKAVRTAYSLPILVNIK from the coding sequence ATGGCTACATCTGACCCAACTTCGGTTGATGTACCTACAACAAAGCAAGTTCAGGAAACAGAAATAAGTAATGTCACCGATGAAGGTGAAGGCCGTGAAATAGTAATAGGGCCATCATCACCTACAGGTACGCCGGAAGGCACAGGCACATCTGAAAAACCAACTACCGGGACAGGACCGGAAACTATAGAAACCTTTGTTGATGAAATGCCTGAATTCCCGGGTGGCGTTGACAATTTCCTGAAAACCGTAGGCAATAAATTCAGGATACCTGAGGTAAACCGTGTGATGCAGGTGCGGGTATATGTATCGTTTGTGGTAGAGCCCGACGGAACCATGACAAATATAAAAGTTGGCCGCGATCCTGGCTATAATCTTGCCGCTGAAGCGGAGCGTGTACTAAAATCCATTAAAACCAAGTGGAAACCCGGTAAGAAAAAAGGCAAGGCAGTTCGTACAGCTTACAGCCTGCCAATTTTAGTCAACATAAAATAA
- a CDS encoding addiction module protein codes for MNLQYILDNNGKTTGVFIPIQEWLSFKKKFKDTDLDTSEIPQTHKDEIDRRVEMIESGKSKLFDADETIDEIERDL; via the coding sequence ATGAATTTACAATATATATTAGATAATAACGGAAAAACAACTGGTGTATTTATTCCTATTCAGGAGTGGCTTTCTTTTAAGAAAAAGTTTAAAGATACTGATTTAGACACCTCTGAAATTCCGCAAACACATAAAGACGAAATTGACAGAAGGGTTGAAATGATTGAAAGCGGAAAATCTAAACTTTTTGACGCTGATGAAACTATCGACGAAATTGAAAGGGACCTGTAA
- a CDS encoding tol-pal system YbgF family protein: MATYNKRGYKAPKPAEVNEVEPVEEVIDDNNSTTAEVFNSLDEGASKTEEWVAGNQKIIYIIVAVVALATVGYLAYNKWVDAPAEETASNDMFQAQQYFNEAVDATEKQDSLFNLALKGGEGKQGLLDIVENHKGTDAANLAHYYAGMAYLNTGKYKEAVTHLEEFKTDDEVLKAVTLGAIGDAFAQLKQNDDALEYYDKAVKAADNDLTAPRYLFKAAQLSLAMNKKDQALKNFTEIKEKYETSAEGANIDAYIARTE; encoded by the coding sequence ATGGCAACGTACAATAAAAGAGGATATAAAGCGCCGAAACCTGCTGAGGTAAATGAAGTTGAACCTGTAGAGGAAGTTATTGATGATAATAACAGCACCACCGCTGAAGTTTTCAATAGCCTTGACGAAGGTGCATCTAAAACCGAAGAGTGGGTTGCCGGTAACCAAAAGATAATTTATATCATTGTTGCTGTAGTAGCTTTGGCTACTGTAGGATACCTGGCCTATAATAAATGGGTTGATGCTCCTGCAGAGGAAACAGCATCAAACGATATGTTCCAGGCACAACAGTATTTTAATGAAGCTGTAGATGCTACTGAAAAGCAGGATTCACTTTTTAACCTTGCGCTTAAAGGTGGTGAGGGTAAACAAGGCCTTCTTGATATTGTAGAGAACCATAAAGGTACTGATGCTGCTAACCTTGCACATTACTATGCGGGCATGGCTTACCTAAATACAGGTAAATACAAAGAGGCGGTAACACACCTTGAAGAATTTAAAACCGATGATGAAGTGCTTAAGGCAGTGACGCTTGGCGCTATTGGCGATGCATTTGCCCAGCTTAAGCAAAATGATGATGCGCTTGAGTATTATGACAAGGCTGTAAAGGCTGCCGATAATGACCTTACAGCACCTCGTTACCTTTTCAAGGCTGCACAGCTTTCGCTGGCTATGAACAAGAAAGACCAGGCACTTAAGAACTTTACTGAGATAAAAGAAAAATATGAAACTTCGGCTGAAGGCGCAAACATTGACGCTTACATAGCCAGGACAGAATAA
- the ribH gene encoding 6,7-dimethyl-8-ribityllumazine synthase, whose amino-acid sequence MATANKDLSAYDKNAIPNTNGLRFGIVVSEWNENITSGLYNGAVEALADNGVKPEDIITWNVPGSFELIYGCKKMIQSQNVDAVIAIGSVIQGETKHFDFVCEAVAQGIKDLNVQTDTPVVFCVLTDNTLQQAIDRSGGIHGNKGTEAAIVAIRMADLRRSF is encoded by the coding sequence ATGGCAACAGCAAATAAAGATTTATCTGCTTACGACAAAAATGCAATCCCAAACACGAATGGCCTTCGGTTTGGGATTGTTGTTTCTGAGTGGAATGAGAATATAACTTCAGGCCTATATAACGGCGCTGTTGAGGCATTGGCTGATAATGGTGTTAAACCGGAAGATATCATAACCTGGAATGTGCCGGGCAGCTTTGAGCTTATATATGGCTGTAAGAAAATGATACAATCACAAAATGTTGATGCCGTTATAGCGATTGGCAGCGTAATACAAGGTGAGACCAAACATTTTGATTTTGTATGCGAAGCGGTAGCACAGGGTATAAAAGACCTTAATGTGCAAACAGATACACCGGTGGTGTTTTGTGTGCTTACAGATAATACCTTGCAACAGGCAATAGACAGAAGCGGGGGTATACATGGCAATAAGGGTACTGAAGCAGCAATAGTTGCTATTCGTATGGCTGATTTACGCAGAAGTTTTTAA
- a CDS encoding DUF2461 domain-containing protein, with product MLQPESFQFLKDLKQNNNREWFISQAKCYEEYKKNYRQLGEAFIAEMSKVDESLSQLDFKDVSFRINRDIRFSKDKTPYKTNMAIWLSEGTKNTNLAGYYVHIEPGASFIAAGIHYPDAADLRKIRREIKGFYEDLEEIVAEPQFKKIYGALDSDENNTLKSAPKDFDKDHPAIQFLRLKSFTATAKLTDKEVQAKDFVKATSEKLLVLQPLVEFINRALTTE from the coding sequence ATGCTGCAACCCGAAAGCTTTCAATTCCTTAAAGACTTAAAACAAAACAATAATCGCGAATGGTTTATTTCGCAGGCGAAGTGCTATGAAGAGTACAAGAAAAACTACAGGCAGCTCGGGGAGGCTTTCATAGCCGAAATGAGCAAGGTCGACGAATCGCTTAGTCAGCTTGATTTTAAGGACGTCTCGTTTCGTATAAACCGCGATATACGCTTCAGCAAAGATAAGACTCCGTACAAAACCAATATGGCGATATGGCTGAGCGAAGGTACCAAAAACACTAACCTCGCGGGTTATTACGTGCATATTGAACCGGGAGCAAGTTTTATCGCGGCAGGTATACACTATCCTGACGCGGCCGACCTCAGGAAAATACGACGCGAAATTAAAGGGTTTTACGAAGACCTTGAAGAAATAGTGGCTGAACCTCAATTTAAAAAGATATATGGTGCGCTTGACAGCGATGAAAACAATACGCTGAAATCGGCACCCAAAGATTTCGACAAAGACCATCCTGCAATTCAATTCTTACGCCTGAAAAGTTTTACAGCTACGGCAAAGCTTACAGACAAAGAAGTGCAGGCGAAAGATTTCGTTAAGGCAACATCAGAGAAACTGTTGGTTTTGCAGCCACTGGTTGAGTTTATAAACCGGGCGCTGACTACGGAATAA
- a CDS encoding glycosyltransferase, with protein sequence MLNIIFYIFVAIVLIQLVYYLGIFSKFAFSKPQQVTPKRIPISVIVCAKNEAEKVKQFVPLLATQDYPDYEIVLIDDASSDETLDIFEEFEKQYSNIRLVKVENNEAFWGNKKFALTLGIKAAKKEYLLFTDADCYPDSDQWIKTMSSQFTMSKTIILGYGAYEKIKGSFLNKIIRFDAMLTATQQFSWAKAGMPFSGEGRNLAYKKEEFFKVNGFIDHMNIRTGEDALFINQSANKKNTTVCDVPESFTYSEPKHSFKEWFTHKRRGAYTASFFKIEDKLQLKLFAFTQLAFIIMAIVLGALQYNWMFLVPVIVFRYIITWIVMGYSAGKLKEKDTVYFYPIIEIIVTFTQLNVFISNLFSKSAHWK encoded by the coding sequence ATGCTGAACATTATTTTCTACATTTTTGTCGCGATAGTACTTATACAGCTTGTGTATTACCTGGGGATATTCTCGAAATTCGCCTTCTCGAAACCGCAGCAGGTAACGCCAAAACGTATCCCCATTTCGGTAATAGTTTGTGCAAAAAATGAAGCAGAGAAAGTAAAGCAATTTGTGCCGCTACTGGCTACGCAGGATTATCCGGACTATGAAATTGTCTTAATTGATGATGCTTCATCAGATGAAACCTTGGACATTTTCGAAGAATTTGAAAAGCAGTATAGCAACATTCGTCTTGTAAAAGTTGAGAATAACGAAGCGTTTTGGGGTAATAAAAAATTCGCACTAACACTTGGCATCAAAGCTGCTAAAAAAGAATACCTGCTTTTTACCGATGCCGACTGCTACCCTGACTCTGACCAGTGGATAAAGACAATGAGCTCGCAATTTACTATGAGCAAAACAATCATTCTTGGCTACGGAGCGTATGAAAAGATAAAAGGCTCATTTCTTAATAAAATTATACGTTTTGATGCCATGCTTACTGCCACACAGCAATTTTCCTGGGCAAAGGCAGGTATGCCATTTTCGGGGGAAGGGCGTAACCTGGCATACAAAAAAGAGGAATTCTTTAAAGTTAACGGATTCATAGACCATATGAATATACGCACAGGGGAAGACGCGCTTTTTATTAACCAATCAGCAAATAAGAAGAATACAACTGTTTGTGATGTTCCCGAAAGCTTTACTTACAGCGAACCTAAACATAGTTTTAAAGAATGGTTCACCCACAAAAGGCGTGGCGCTTACACAGCATCATTCTTTAAAATTGAGGATAAGCTGCAACTTAAGCTATTTGCTTTTACCCAGCTTGCTTTCATTATCATGGCAATTGTGCTTGGAGCTTTGCAATATAACTGGATGTTTTTGGTACCGGTGATCGTGTTCAGGTATATCATTACCTGGATTGTGATGGGCTACAGCGCCGGTAAACTAAAAGAAAAAGACACGGTGTACTTCTATCCGATTATCGAAATAATTGTTACCTTCACTCAACTTAATGTATTTATAAGCAACCTGTTTTCAAAATCTGCACATTGGAAGTAA
- the recF gene encoding DNA replication/repair protein RecF (All proteins in this family for which functions are known are DNA-binding proteins that assist the filamentation of RecA onto DNA for the initiation of recombination or recombinational repair.) encodes MYLKHLSLLNYKNIASADYEFDPKINCFTGRNGVGKTNVLDAIYHLAYGKSYFNPMAVQNIRHGEEFFVIEGEFEKAGRNEQIVCSLKKGQKKALKRNGKPYDKFSEHVGFIPLVIISPYDSDLITEGSETRRSFIDSVISVSDAAYLQQLIAYQKVLAQRNALLKYFALNHTFDSETLTIYNEQLDNLGQPIFETRKKFLEDFIPIFNKHHHTITESAEDVSLTYESRLFDQPLSTLLDENLQRDRVLQYTSVGIHKDDLAFTIGGHPIKKFGSQGQQKSYLIALKLAQFEFIKQKSGVLPILLFDDIFDKLDETRVARIVSMIDHEVFGQIFITDTHAERTENIIKEMHQSYKMFNL; translated from the coding sequence ATGTACCTCAAGCACTTATCCCTATTAAATTACAAGAATATAGCGTCGGCAGACTATGAGTTTGACCCGAAGATAAACTGCTTTACCGGCCGCAACGGTGTTGGCAAAACCAATGTACTCGATGCTATTTATCACCTGGCCTATGGCAAAAGCTATTTTAACCCGATGGCAGTGCAAAATATAAGGCATGGAGAGGAATTTTTTGTAATTGAGGGAGAGTTTGAAAAAGCTGGGCGTAACGAGCAAATTGTCTGCAGCCTGAAGAAAGGACAAAAAAAAGCCCTTAAGCGAAATGGTAAACCTTATGATAAGTTTTCGGAACATGTTGGGTTTATTCCTTTAGTAATAATAAGCCCGTATGACAGCGACCTTATTACTGAAGGCAGTGAAACCCGCCGCAGTTTTATTGACAGTGTGATTTCAGTATCTGATGCTGCTTATCTGCAACAGCTTATTGCCTACCAGAAAGTGCTGGCGCAACGGAATGCACTGCTTAAGTATTTTGCCCTGAACCATACTTTTGATAGCGAAACGCTAACAATATATAATGAGCAGCTGGATAATTTAGGGCAGCCCATTTTTGAAACACGAAAGAAGTTTTTAGAAGACTTCATACCGATTTTCAATAAGCACCACCACACCATTACCGAGTCGGCAGAAGATGTATCGTTAACCTACGAAAGCCGTTTGTTTGACCAGCCGCTGTCTACCCTGCTCGATGAAAACCTTCAGCGCGACCGTGTGCTGCAATACACCTCTGTAGGAATACATAAAGACGACCTTGCTTTTACAATTGGCGGGCACCCTATTAAGAAATTCGGCAGCCAGGGACAACAGAAGTCGTACCTGATAGCCCTTAAGCTTGCGCAGTTTGAATTCATCAAACAAAAAAGTGGCGTGTTGCCAATATTGCTGTTTGATGATATTTTTGATAAGCTTGATGAAACCCGTGTAGCGCGTATTGTAAGCATGATAGACCATGAGGTTTTCGGGCAGATTTTCATTACCGATACCCACGCCGAACGCACTGAGAATATCATCAAGGAAATGCACCAGAGTTATAAGATGTTTAATTTGTAA
- a CDS encoding T9SS type A sorting domain-containing protein, producing MRKQLLFAVLLLFVQTIAFSQYTTPGTGVNWTLDDLITNAPASVSLNGGIYTISQDITIAATDALRIEADNTTVYVNAGVLITVFGSLVTNAQNITITATPANPQSYFQGIRLEDNSVGSFKNTTITYGGGIRVLTANFTMDNCTVSYHTDLISTSAAISFSKGSPVVKNSTFKFNKMPALASGANQEVAALIENNYLEWNSQSNGNRPQINMGPGGNDTIRIIGNIVKGNPANTMVGGIAVAALLGNPSKVIIDNNTVFDNRYGITVAGTTSSGYIRGNILYNNNTQNNPALGGSGISLSAAGVGMNIIASNNEIRGNLWGITLVTEGHINLGDGSDASPGGNIFSDNGNGGVTYALYNNTTQAVSAMNNCWIEGTEPTPAQVEAVIYHQADDASKGLVNYTPYGCTLGTVDFAIAQPILYPNPTNGVLNIETVKDGSVTIYSISGQLLRECMLTAGENQLRLDLSQGVYILKSTIGNKSFYQKLIVN from the coding sequence ATGCGTAAACAATTACTCTTTGCAGTTCTTTTACTTTTTGTACAAACAATTGCCTTTTCACAATATACAACTCCCGGCACAGGCGTAAACTGGACTCTTGATGACCTGATAACAAATGCGCCTGCATCAGTATCGCTAAACGGCGGGATTTATACTATATCACAAGACATTACAATCGCTGCAACAGATGCTTTGCGTATTGAGGCCGACAATACAACGGTATATGTTAATGCAGGTGTACTCATAACTGTTTTTGGCAGTTTAGTCACAAATGCACAGAATATAACAATAACAGCTACACCCGCAAATCCGCAATCCTACTTTCAGGGGATTAGGCTTGAGGATAATTCTGTTGGCAGTTTTAAAAATACCACGATTACATATGGTGGCGGCATAAGGGTGCTTACGGCCAACTTTACAATGGACAATTGTACGGTATCTTATCATACTGATTTAATTTCAACCTCGGCCGCTATTTCATTTTCAAAGGGAAGCCCCGTGGTAAAGAACTCAACATTTAAATTCAATAAAATGCCGGCACTCGCCTCTGGGGCAAACCAGGAGGTTGCAGCGTTAATCGAAAATAACTACCTGGAATGGAACAGCCAGTCAAACGGGAACCGCCCGCAAATAAATATGGGGCCAGGAGGGAACGACACGATACGCATTATTGGAAATATCGTAAAGGGGAATCCTGCAAACACCATGGTTGGCGGTATTGCAGTCGCTGCATTGCTGGGCAACCCAAGCAAGGTGATAATTGATAATAATACCGTGTTTGATAACAGGTACGGCATCACAGTGGCAGGAACCACATCATCAGGATACATCCGTGGAAATATATTATACAACAACAATACGCAAAATAATCCTGCGCTTGGCGGCAGTGGCATTTCGCTTTCAGCAGCAGGTGTAGGCATGAACATTATTGCCTCGAATAACGAAATTAGGGGTAACCTTTGGGGGATAACCCTGGTTACTGAAGGCCATATCAATCTCGGCGACGGCTCAGATGCGTCACCCGGTGGGAATATATTTTCAGACAACGGCAATGGCGGGGTTACCTATGCCCTCTACAACAATACCACCCAGGCTGTATCAGCCATGAACAATTGCTGGATTGAAGGAACCGAGCCCACCCCTGCACAGGTTGAAGCTGTTATATACCACCAGGCGGATGACGCTTCAAAAGGACTGGTAAATTACACCCCTTATGGGTGTACACTTGGTACGGTAGACTTTGCAATTGCTCAACCTATCTTGTATCCTAATCCTACAAATGGCGTGTTGAATATAGAAACTGTAAAAGATGGCTCTGTTACGATTTACAGCATTTCAGGGCAATTATTACGTGAATGCATGCTCACCGCAGGAGAAAATCAACTCCGGCTTGATTTATCTCAAGGCGTATATATCCTGAAGAGTACAATAGGCAACAAATCATTTTACCAAAAGCTGATAGTTAACTAA
- a CDS encoding type II toxin-antitoxin system RelE/ParE family toxin, producing MKVQLSAEAKLDLKTAAEWYENQQKGLGKRFTSTIRRELKIISQNPQQTSFRYKNIRTAVVTVFPYMIHFYIDTDAENIVIVGIFHTSLNPKDWNTR from the coding sequence ATGAAGGTTCAGTTATCTGCCGAAGCAAAATTAGATTTAAAAACTGCCGCTGAGTGGTATGAAAATCAGCAAAAAGGCCTTGGTAAAAGGTTTACTTCTACTATACGAAGAGAACTTAAAATCATATCACAAAATCCCCAACAAACTTCATTTAGATATAAAAACATCAGAACAGCGGTAGTTACAGTTTTTCCCTATATGATACATTTTTATATTGATACAGATGCTGAAAACATAGTTATCGTTGGCATTTTCCATACATCATTAAATCCAAAAGACTGGAATACAAGATAA